A region of Haliotis asinina isolate JCU_RB_2024 chromosome 9, JCU_Hal_asi_v2, whole genome shotgun sequence DNA encodes the following proteins:
- the LOC137296787 gene encoding perlucin-like gives MILTLIYIWLVNYTSALINMGFGVKWKTFDHVLVSKPFTFEMSNISSHTRCVLLCLQNEACVSVFYRRQHRRCQLHDVLFMSPEDGEHENGTMYYSLTTGDCPYGYVHNRLLNFCYQLHAHDVGYYDGLADCSSRGEHFVVIDSEDKQSHVVKQITSSSAAMAQNYFIDGSDAANEGQWVFYDGRPMTYFAWKPGYPTNLSDDRDYIAANKGDKAFLWQDRKRSKTKFYICEKDL, from the exons ATGATTCTGACGCTGATTTACATTTGGCTGGTGAACTATACATCTGCTTTGATTAACATGGGGTTTGGAGTTAAATGGAAAACTTTTGACCATGTTCTTGTGTCAAAACCTTTCACGTTTGAAATGTCAAACATTTCCAGTCACACACGGTGTGTACTTCTGTGTCTCCAGAACGAAGCTTGTGTGTCTGTCTTTTACAGACGGCAACACCGACGGTGTCAGCTCCATGACGTGTTGTTCATGTCGCCTGAAGACGGAGAGCACGAGAATGGAACTATGTACTATAGCTTAACAACAG GAGATTGTCCGTATGGATATGTCCACAATCGCCTCCTCAACTTCTGCTACCAGCTTCATGCTCACGACGTCGGTTACTACGATGGACTTGCTGACTGTTCGTCAAGAGGAGAACACTTTGTTGTGATTGACAGCGAGGACAAGCAGAGCCACGTCGTCAAGCAGATCACATCATCATCGG CTGCTATGGCCCAAAACTACTTCATCGATGGTTCTGATGCGGCAAATGAAGGACAATGGGTATTCTATGATGGCCGACCTATGACCTACTTTGCCTGGAAGCCAGGCTACCCGACAAATCTCTCTGATGACAGAGATTACATCGCCGCCAACAAAGGTGACAAGGCATTTCTATGGCAAGACAGGAAAAGGTCGAAAACAAAGTTCTACATCTGTGAAAAAGACCTTTGA